A genomic region of Sarcophilus harrisii chromosome 6, mSarHar1.11, whole genome shotgun sequence contains the following coding sequences:
- the SF3B2 gene encoding splicing factor 3B subunit 2 has protein sequence MAAEHPEPPKGELQLPPPPPPPPPPPPPPAPYGAWGTSELQTKLAEIGAPIQGSREELVERLQTYTRQTGVVLNRPVLRGEDGDKTAPPPPMAAQLSGIPLPPPPMGLPPLQPPPPPPPPPPPGLGLGFPMGVGPHPPNLGPPPPMRVGDPVALSEEDRLKLAQQQAALLMQQEERAKMVREKQAAVLLEQQQQEMAKMGSAVPRPPMATRVAAPVGPPPPGVPIGAPGPRPRGPPPPPGEENRETDDPSVGPKIPQALEKILQLKEIRQEELISVHDEEDMETDARSSLGVSASETEEDTASLSKKEKNRKRRNRKKKKKPQRAASNRAATAGSPGGREKEASRPRGGDSPAATVEIEYVTEEPEIYEPNFIFFKRIFEAFKLTDDVKKEKEKEPEKLDKLENSAIPKKKGFEEEHKDSDDDSSDDEQEKKPEAPKLSKKKLRRMNRFTVAELKQLVARPDVVEMHDVTAQDPKLLVHLKATRNSVPVPRHWCFKRKYLQGKRGIEKPPFELPDFIKRTGIQEMREALQEKEEQKTMKSKMREKVRPKMGKIDIDYQKLHDAFFKWQTKPKLTIHGDLYYEGKEFETRLKEKKPGDLSDELRISLGMPVGPNAHKVPPPWLIAMQRYGPPPSYPNLKIPGLNSPIPESCSFGYHAGGWGKPPVDETGKPLYGDVFGTNAAEFQTKTEEEEIDRTPWGELEPSDEESSEEEEEEESDEDKPDETGFITPADSGLITPGGFSSVPAGMETPELIELRKKKIEEAMDGSETPQLFTVLPEKRTASVGGAMMGSTHIYDMSTVMSRKGPAPELQGVEVALAPEELELDPMAMTQKYEEHVREQQAQVEKEDFSDMVAEHAAKQKQKKRKAQPQDSRGGSKKYKEFKF, from the exons ATGGCGGCGGAACATCCCGAGCCACCTAAAGGGGAGCTTcagctgccgccgccgccgccgccccccccGCCGCCGCCTCCGCCGCCGGCCCCCTACGGCGCCTGGGGCACGTCCGAGCTGCAGACCAAGCTGGCGGAGATTGGGGCCCCGATTCAAG GAAGCCGGGAGGAGCTGGTGGAGCGACTGCAAACCTATACCCGGCAG ACGGGCGTTGTGCTGAATCGGCCAGTTTTGAGAGGCGAGGATGGAGACAAGACTGCACCTCCTCCCCCCATGGCAGCACAG ctcTCCGGAATCCCCTTGCCTCCTCCCCCTATGGGCCTCCCCCCGCTTcagccaccgccgccgccgccgcctccacCGCCACCAGGTCTAGGACTTGGTTTCCCCATGGGAGTAGGACCACACCCACCGAATTTGGGGCCCCCACCGCCCATGCGAGTAGGTGACCCTGTGGCCCTGTCGGAGGAGGACCGGCTGAAGCTAGCCCAGCAGCAGGCCGCCTTGCTGATGCAACAGGAGGAAAGGGCCAAGATGGTGCGGGAGAAGCAG GCAGCTGTGTTACTGGAacagcagcagcaagagatgGCCAAGATGGGTTCCGCGGTTCCTCGGCCCCCGATGGCTACTCGAG TTGCAGCTCCTGTAGGTCCCCCACCTCCGGGTGTTCCCATTGGGGCTCCAGGCCCCCGTCCTCGGGgccccccacctcccccaggaGAAGAAAACAGAGAG ACGGATGATCCCAGCGTGGGTCCCAAGATCCCCCAGGCCTTGGAGAAGATCCTGCAGCTGAAGGAGATTCGGCAGGAAGAGCTGATCTCGGTGCATG ATGAAGAGGACATGGAGACTGATGCAAGATCATCCCTCGGGGTCTCGGCTTCAGAGACTGAGGAGGACACTGCATCCTTATCCAAAAAGGAG AAAAACCGAAAGCGCCGGAACcgcaagaagaagaagaagcccCAGCGTGCGGCATCGAACCGGGCCGCCACCGCAGGGAGTCCGGGCGGCCGTGAGAAAGAGGCATCGCGTCCTCGAGGTGGGGACTCCCCCGCGGCCACAGTGGAGATCGAGTATGTGACTGAGGAGCCGGAGATCTATGAGCCCAACTTCATCTTCTTCAAAAGGATTTTTGAAGCTTTCAAG CTGACTGATGAcgtgaagaaagagaaggagaaggagccCGAGAAGCTGGACAAGCTGGAGAACTCGGCCATCCCCAAGAAGAAGGGCTTTGAGGAGGAGCACAAGGACAGCGATGACGACAGCAGCGATGACGAGCAG GAGAAGAAGCCCGAGGCTCCCAAACTCTCCAAGAAAAAGTTGCGCAGGATGAACCGTTTCACTGTGGCGGAACTGAAACAG TTGGTGGCCCGGCCGGACGTGGTGGAAATGCACGACGTGACAGCCCAGGACCCCAAGCTCTTGGTGCACCTGAAGGCCACAAGGAACTCGGTGCCGGTCCCGCGCCACTGGTGCTTTAAGCGCAAATACCTGCAGGGCAAGCGGGGAATAGAGAAGCCACCCTTTGAACTGCCGGACTTCATCAAGCGGACAGGGATTCAGGAGATGCGGGAGGCTCTGCAGGAGAAG GAAGAACAGAAGACCATGAAGTCAAAAATGCGAGAGAAGGTTCGCCCCAAGATGGGCAAGATTGACATTGACTACCAGAAGCTGCACGATGCCTTCTTCAAGTGGCAGACTAAGCCCAAGCTCACCATTCACGGGGACCTTTACTACGAG GGCAAAGAGTTTGAGACTCGGTTGAAGGAAAAGAAGCCGGGGGATTTGTCTGATGAGTTGAGGATTTCCTTGGGGATGCCGGTTGGACCA AATGCCCACAAAGTGCCTCCCCCGTGGCTGATCGCGATGCAGCGATATGGGCCTCCCCCTTCCTACCCCAACCTGAAGATCCCCGGACTGAACTCGCCCATTCCCGAG agCTGTTCCTTTGGCTACCACGCTGGGGGCTGGGGCAAACCTCCTGTGGATGAGACTGGCAAACCGCTCTACGGAGACGTGTTTGGCACCAACGCAGCAGAATTCCAG ACTAAGACGGAGGAAGAAGAGATTGACCGGACGCCGTGGGGAGAGCTGGAGCCTTCTGATGAGGAATCATccgaagaggaagaggaggaagagagcgATGAAGACAAACCTGATGAAACGGGCTTCATCACCCCTGCAGACAG TGGTCTCATCACCCCAGGGGGCTTCTCATCAGTCCCTGCTGGGATGGAGACGCCTGAACTGATCGAACTAAGGAAGAAGAAGATCGAAGAGGCCATGGATGG CAGTGAGACACCCCAGCTGTTTACTGTGCTGCCTGAGAAGAGAACAGCCAGCGTGGGAGGCGCCATGATGGGTTCCACCCACATTTATGACATGTCCACG GTGATGAGCCGTAAGGGCCCGGCCCCCGAACTCCAAGGGGTGGAGGTGGCCCTGGCCCCGGAGGAGCTGGAGCTGGATCCCATGGCCATGACCCAGAAGTACGAGGAGCACGTGCGGGAGCAGCAGGCCCAGGTGGAGAAGGAAGACTTCAGCGACATGGTGGCCGAGCACGCTGCCAAGCAGAAG CAAAAGAAGCGAAAGGCTCAGCCCCAGGACAGCCGCGGGGggagcaagaaatacaaagaatttaaGTTCTAA